The window GCTCGGATTCTCACAGGTTGGAGCGGAAAGCGGCTGGCGTAGCGCAAACACCAAGTCCATTCAGGATTCTGCCAAAGAAGCGGGTTATACCCTGAAATTCTCGGATGCGCAGCAGAAGCAAGAGAACCAGATTAAGGCGATCCGCTCTTTCATACAGCAAAAGGTAGATGTAATCGCATTTTCACCGGTCGTAGAATCCGGGTGGGATACCGTACTTAAGGAAGCGAAGGATGCGGGAATTCCGGTAGTGCTGACCGACCGTGCAGTAGATTCCAAGGATACTTCCCTGTACGTCACTTTCCTTGGTTCTGACTTCGTGGAAGAAGGACGAAAGGCGGGTGAGTGGCTGTCTGAGAAGTATAAGGATACCACAGAGGATATCAACATTGTTGAATTGCAGGGAACTACAGGCTCTGCTCCGGCCAATGACCGGATGGCTGGCTTTGCTGAAGTGATTGCGAGTAATCCGCATCTTAAAGTCATTGCTTCACAGACCGGCGATTTCACACGGGCTAAGGGCAAAGAGGTTATGCAGGCTTTCCTTAAAGCCAACAAGGACATTGATGTTCTATATGCCCATAACGATGACATGGCACTCGGCGCGATTCAGGCGATTGAAGCAGCAGGACTGAAACCGGGCGAGGATATTACGATTATCTCCGTTGATGCTGTCAAGGACGGAATGCAGGCGGCAAGTGAAGGGAAAATCAACTTTATCGTTGAGTGTAATCCCATGCTCGGACCACAGCTGATGGACATTGTGCAGAATGTGGTAGATGGCAAGCCGGTAGAGGCGCGGATTGTGACTGAGGAATCGACGTTCACTTCAGAGCAGGCGAAGGAAGCTTTGCCAAGCCGGCCATATTAATCGGGCAAATTGATTTATATAGTGCCACTCCGCCGGCTTTTCAAGCAGCTGACGGAGTGGTTTCTATGGACAAAGAGGAGTGGATGATGAAATGAGCACTCAGAAGCCCATACTGCAGATGAAGCAGATTCACAAGCGGTTTCCAGGTGTCAAAGCACTAAGTAATGTGAATCTCCGTCTGTTTCCGGGTGAGGTTCATGCATTGATGGGTGAGAATGGCGCTGGCAAGTCGACGCTGATCAAGGTGCTGACCGGTGTGTATTCGATAGATGAGGGCAGCGTGGAAATGGAGGAGGCTCCTATTTCGGTGCAGAGTCCGCTGGAGTCACAGGCTGCGGGAATCAGCACCGTATATCAGGAAGTCAACCTATGTCCTAATCTGACAGTTGCGGAGAACATATTTATTGGAAGAGAACCGAGAAAATTCGGGAGAATTCTATGGAAGGAAATGAATAAGCGCGCTCAGGAAATCCTCAGCGAACGCCTGAATTTGCAGATCGATGTCACGGAGCCGCTCTATATGTATTCTGTTGCGGTGCAGCAGCTGGTGGCGATTGCCAGAGCGCTCAATATCTCGGCCAAGGTACTGATTCTTGACGAACCGACTTCAAGTCTTGACAAGAATGAGGTGCAGCAGCTCTTCCGGATCATGGAGAAGCTGAAACAGGATGGGCTGGCGATTCTTTTTGTCACTCATTTTTTGGATCAGATGTATGAGATCTCTGACCGCGTAACCATTCTGCGCAACGGTGAGTTTGTCGGTGAGTACATGGCCAAGGATCTGCCGCGGCTGGATCTTGTGCTCAAAATGATTGGCAAGGAGCTTAACTTATTGGAGGAATTGCCTAGCCTGGCTGAAGAGTATAAGGATTCTCTTGGTGAAGAATTGGTCAAGGCGGAAGGTCTGGGACGCAAAGGAGCTATTGAACCCTTCGATCTGTCCATCCATAAAGGAGAAGTAGTGGGACTTGCCGGTCTGCTCGGATCAGGCCGGACGGAGGCAGCCCGCCTGTTCTTCGGTGCCGACAAGCCGGACTCCGGTAAACTGAAGTTCTCTGGAAGAAGCGAGGGTGTCCATACTCCCCGTGAGGCAATCGGCCGCCGGATTGCATTCTGCTCAGAGAACCGTAAAACGGAGGGGATTATCGGCGATTTGACCGTCAGGGAAAATATTATCCTGGCCCTTCAGGCTAAACAAGGCGTATTCCGCACCATTTCCCGCAAACAGCAGGAAGAGTATGCGGATGAATATATCCGCATGCTTAACATCAATCCTCCGAGTCCCGACCATCTGATTAAGAACCTGAGCGGAGGGAATCAGCAAAAGGTGCTGCTGGCCAGATGGCTGCTGACTTCACCACAGCTGTTCATCCTTGATGAGCCTACCCGGGGAATTGACATTGGAGCTAAAGCGGAGATTCAGAAGCTGGTGCTGTCGCTGTCACGGCAAGGCATGTCGTTTCTGTTCATTTCCTCCGAACTGGAGGAGGTGCTGCGCGTAAGCGGCCGGATTGCCATATTACGTGACCGCCGTAAGGTTAAGGAAATCTCGGGCAAAGATATGAGCCAGCATCAAATTATGCAGGCAATAGCGGGGGGCTGAAACGGGAATGGGAAAACTATACAAGCATCATCTATTCTGGCCGCTTTGTATCCTGGCTGCATTGCTGCTGTTCAATCTGCTCTATTCGCCGGATTTCTTTTCAATTACAATGCATGATGGACATCTATACGGCAGTCTGATCGATATTCTTAATTTCGGTGCCCCGCTGATACTGGTGGCCATCGGGATGACACTGGTCGTGGCTACCAAAGGCATCGACCTGTCGGTAGGTTCTATCGTTGCCATCTCAGGTGCACTTGCCTGCCTGACAATCAGTAAAGGCACAGACCAGAACGCGCTGGGTCTGATTGTAATTTCTATTCTGCTTGCCGTCGGACTGTCGGTCCTCCTCGGGGCGTGGAACGGTCTGCTGGTCTCGGTAGCCGGAATTCAGCCGATTATCGCTACACTGATTCTAATGGTTGCCGGACGCGGAATCGCCCAGTTAGTGACCGGAGGGCAGATTATAACGGTTAGCAGCAGCAAATACTCCTACATTGGCTCGGGGGCGCTGGCCACACTGCCGTTTTCTATTTTTGTAGTAGTCCTGATGCTGGTTGTCGCCTTGCTGCTTACCCGCAAAACGTCTCTGGGCTTGTTCATTGAGTCGGTCGGATGTAATCCGACGGCAAGCCTTATGGCGGGCATCCGGGCAAATTGGGTCATTCTATCGGTCTATGTATTCTGCGGGGTGTGCGCAGGGATTGCAGGACTGATACTCAGCTCTAATGTCTCGAGTGCTGATGGTAACAATGCGGGACTATGGTATGAGCTTGATGCTATCCTGGCCGTCGTGATTGGAGGAACCTCACTGAACGGTGGACGTTTCTATCTTACCGGAACGGTAATTGGTGCGCTGATTATCCAGACACTGACCACTACTATTTATATGATCGGAGTACCTCCGGAGATCACGCTTGTTGTGAAGTCGTTTGTTGTTCTTGCTGTCTGCCTGATTCAGTCCGACAGTTTCCGGGCCGCCATTTTCTACCGCTGGAAGACGCGGCATTATCCCGGAGAAAAGGAGAGTATCCGTCATGTCTCTTAACCGCAAATATATTCCTATTGTTGTAACGATTCTGTTGTTCCTTCTAATGTTCACCGCGGGCTCCTTCCGGTATACCGGCTTCTTCTCGCTGCAGGTGCTCATGAACCTGCTTATAGACAATGCGTTTCTGCTTATTACAGCCGTTGGAATGTCGTTTGTCATTCTATCGGGCGGGATCGATCTGTCTGTCGGGTCAATTATCGCACTCTCCACCATGGTTTCTGCCAGCCTGGTGCAGCAGCATGGCTGGTCGCCCGCGGTTGTTATACCACTGGTGCTGCTGATGGGGGCTGCATTCGGATGCGGGATGGGCGCCATTATTCATTATTTCAAAATTCAGCCCTTCATCGTGACGCTGGCAGGGATGTTTATGGCCAGAGGGCTATGTTATGTGATTAGTATTGATACAATAACGATCGATAATCCGTTCTACACCTCTGTAGCACAGACCAAAATTGCGCTGCCGGGCGGAAGCTTCATCTCGATCAGTGCCATTATCGCCTTAATTATTGCAGCTATAGCGATCTTCATCGCCCACTATACCCGTTTCGGACGCAATGTATATGCGCTGGGAGGCAGTGAGCAATCCTCGCTGCTGATGGGACTTCCTGTAGCACGCACTAAAGTTTTAGTTTATACTTTAAGCGGATTATGTTCTTCACTGGCCGGCATTGTTTTTACTTTTTATATGCTGTCAGGATACGGGCTTCATGCTGTAGGCTTTGAGCTCGATACGATTGCTGCCGTAGTTATTGGAGGCACGCTGCTCACCGGCGGAGTAGGATATGTACTTGGAACCTTTTTCGGGGTACTCATTCAAGGTGTAATTCAAACGATAATCAGTTTTGAAGGTACTTTGAGTTCCTGGTGGACCAAAATTGTCATTGGCCTGCTGCTGTTCGTATTCATCCTTCTGCAGCGGGTATTAAGCGCGAACCGTTCTTCACTGAAACAATAACAGGGAATATATGCATTGGGAGACGGTGTCATCTGTTTCCCAATGTTTTGTTATGTTAAATGAAATCGCTACCACAAAGGAGGGTCATCCATGAAACTGGTAAAATGGTGTCTGATTTTGGGGTTGCTGCTCATGACGGGCTGCTCCAAGAGCAGCGGGGAGAGTTCCCTGCCTACAGCTCCGCCGCCCGTTTCCCCCTTAATTACTGGTTTCGAACCTCCTGGCGAGCCGAATCCCATGAAGCCTATTATCCTGGGATTCTCCCAGCTTGGCTCTGAAAGTACTTGGAGGGAGGCAAATACGGCCTCTATCAAGGAGGCGGCCATAGAAGCGGGAATAACTCTGCTTATGACTAATGCTGAACAGGATCAGAACAAGCAGTTTGAGGCGATCCGCTCTTTCATCCGCAGGGATGTGGATATGATTGCTATTGCGCCTGTAGTGCAGACGGGCTGGGAGGCTATTCTTGAGGAAACCAAGGAGGCGGGTATACCGGTCATTATCTTGGACCGGTCTGTGAACGTGGAGGACAGCTCGCTCTACATTACGTTTATCGGATCCGATTTTTATGAAGAAGGTGTGAAGGCAGCCAAATATATGATTGATCGAATGCGCCATCACTCCGGTATCATTCAAATCGCTGAGCTGCAGGGAACGGTGGGATCAACCCCTTCTATCGACCGTGGTTTAGGTTTCCGGAAGACCATTGAAGCAAATGATAAATTTCAAATCACTCAGACGAAACCGGCAGACTTCACTCAGAGCGGCGGACGGAAGATCATGAGGGAGTTTTTAAAGCAGCCTAAAGATAAGTGGCCCCAGGTGCTGTTCGCCCACAATGATGATATGGCAATAGGTGCAGTAGATGCGATCAAGGAGGCTGGTTTGAAGCCGGGCAGCGATATCATCATCATTTCTGTAGACGGCACCCGGCGCGCATTCGAGCAGATGGTTGACGGGAATATTAATGCGGTTGTGGAATGTAATCCGCTGCTTGGCCCTTTGCTGATGCAGGCTGTAAAAGAAATCATGGCCGGGAGAACCCTGCCCAAAAGAATGGTCACACCCGAAGATATTTTCACTCAGGAACTGGCTGCTAAAGAAGTAGAGTACCGTAAATATTAGGAGGAGCCGGATGCTGGAGCAGTACAGGGCTGCATGCTATATTAAACCCAAGAATGATAGTATATTTGTTGTATAGAAGAATTTATATAAGCTGAACTAAAGAACTACTTAAAGGCAAAGCAACGGAGGGGAAGTTTGGAACTGGAGGAGCGATAGCGTCCGCCTGAAAGTTTTCCGCAGGAAAGCTCGCTTCGGAAGCATAAGCTAGGATTGGATTTCTACCGCGAAAAGTGGTTGTAATCAAGAAATCCAATCCTAACGGCGGCCGGAAGTCCAAACATTCCCCGCAGTCTGCGCACAATGCTGATTGGGTAATTCTAAAGTTCAGCATATATAGTAATAGTGATCATATTTTTTACAAGGAGTTGCTAACAGTGGATCAGAAAGCAGCGGATATTGCAGCCAACGAAACACCCGAAGGAACACAGATTCTTTATGGGGATTTTGCGGAAGGAGGCTCCTATTATTCTTGTACTTACCGTCCTGATGTAGTTTACGCAACCTACGGTGATTTGGAAAGAAGACTGCAGATCATCATGCCATCCCGAAGCGGCTATAAGTTCCCTCTTGTCGTCTTTATCCAAGGTTCTGCATGGAGAAAACAGGATGTATACTCCGGTCTTCCTAATCTCTCTCACATTGCAGCAAAAGGGTACGTGGTAGCCAGCGTGGAAATACGGGACACCGATATTGCACGGTTTCCGGCTGCCGTTGAGGATGTGAAATGCGCGATCCGGTTTATGCGCAGGAATGCAGAGGAGTATGGTGTTGATCCGGTCCGTGTAGCGGTTTGGGGAGATTCCTCCGGGGGACACCTTTCCTTAATGACGGGGCTTACCATGGGCGAGTACGATAACGGTCTGTACAGCGAACAGTCGGACAAGGTTAGCGCAGTCATCGACTATTACGGAGTTTCGGACCTGCTGACCTTAGGAAAGTATAATAATATTCTTGACCACGATGCAGCCGACTCACCGGAAGGCTTGTTCATTGGCGGGGCAGTAAAGGAACATACGGAATTGGCGAAGAAGGCGAGCCCTGTTCATCAGGATTTGGCTAAAGCGCTTCCGCCATTTTTGATCGTGCATGGAGACAGTGACCATATTGTACATATTAATCAGAGTATAGAGATGTATAAAGCTTTGAAAGCGCATGGACAGAACGTTTTATTCTATAAGGTGGCAGGCGCGGATCACGGGCCAGGCTTCTGGAGTCCTCAGGTGCTTGAAATTACAGCTAAATTTTTATCTGCTCACTTAAACCGGCCACGCTGAGGAGGGATCACATGGGATTTGAGGAAGTGCTCACTGTACATGTACAAATAGAGAAGTCTTCTGAATTACGCAATACCGACGATGATTCCGTAGTCATGATATCTTTCACCGGCACCGTGACGGGAAAGTATTTCGAAGGAATAGTTCTTGATGGCGGGGTGGACACTCAGATCATTGGAAGATTCGGCGATCGGCATAGCCTGTCGGCCAGGTATATGCTGGAGGGAAAGGACTATACCGGGCAGCCCTGCAAAATTTATATCGAAAATAACGGGGATATCTATAAAGAGCTGAAGACCTGTCTGTTCCGCACGACACCCAAAATGATTACGGATAGTAAAGCATTGTCTTTCTTAAATAGCGGTATCTTTGTCGGGGAAGGACATTCAACAGAGGCAGGGGTGGATATAAAAATATACAGGATAACCTGATGATGGCTGTTGTGGATAAAAGCGATTGTAATTGGAGCAAGGGGCGGGACGGGAGCAGCAATCACGGAAGAATTGGCGAAACGAGGGATAAGTACTATTGCTTATGGGCGTTCACGTTCGAAATTGAAACGGTAACCTTCCGGATCTATGACACCTCTTCACCCTTGGACTTATCCAAACGCAAACAAGCAGGCTATCGGTTCTAGCCTGCTTGTTTGCGTGCGTTGTTCTAATGATTCAGTATGCTTTCTTCAAGGAGGTCGTGGTTGATTCCATGCACCTTCACGATATGATTCTCGCCCCACTTGCACAACGAGTCGAGAATATCTTTAAGAGATGAGCCATACTCCGTTAATGTGTACTCTACCATCGGCGGAACCTGATTGTATACCTTTCGTTCAATTACGCCATCACTCTCCAGCTCACGCAACTGCTGGGTGAGCATCTTTTGCGTGATACCAGGCATTAGTTTTTTTAACTGATTTGTTCTCCGGGTGCCCAGGATCAAATGGCAGAGAATGACTACTTTCCATTTACCGCCTATGACTTCCAACGCCGCCTCAACTGGAATATTGTACCTTTTTATCTGAAGCACCTCCTAAGCACTTTTTAGTTCCTATAGTACCATAAAGTGTCTATGGCACTAAATAGTGCGTACTTTTTAAATTCGAATAATCACTCTACAATGATCACATGATCTTAACCGGTCAACAAATACCTGCTTGGAGGTAAGCACTATGAATTTAGGATTAGAGGATAAACTGGTCCTTGTTACGGGATCTACAGGAGGAATTGGCAAGGGCACCGCTAAGAGCTTCCTGCAGGAAGGCGCCCGGGTCATCATCAATGGCAGAACGGAGAATGGGGTTCAAGCCGTTGTTGAGGAGTTGTCGGCATTCGGTACGGTGTACGGAATTGCAGCCGATGTATCCACAGCCGAGGAAAGCCGGGTTCTGGTGGATAAGGTCAACGAGTTGGGTTCGTTAGATGTTCTAGTTAACAACACCGGGGTCTTTGAAGTTAAACCCTTTGTAGACGTTACGGATGAGGAATGGCTGAGCTATTATCAAACCAATGTGCTCAGTTCCGTAAGGCTTTCCCGCGCATTCCTCCCTGGTATGATCAATAAAAACTGGGGGCGTATCATCAATCTTGCCAGTGAAGCAGGAATTAAGCCTTATCCGGAACTGATTCCTTATGGGGTTTCTAAAACTGCCCTTATTACATTATCCCGGGGATTGGCTGAACTGGCGAAGGGTACAGGCGTAACCGTCAACTCTGTGCTTCCTGGCCCAACCTGGACAGAGGGATTTGCCAAATTCATTACGGACTTGGCTACGGAGAAAGGTCAGGAGCTGGAACCCTTCATCCGTGAGTATTTCCAGGAAAGCACGCCTACCTCCTTAATTCAGCGTTTCGCAAGCATAGAGGAAGTAGCCGATACAATCGTATTTCTAAGCTCCGTGAACGCAGCGGCTATCAATGGTATTGCCCAGCGCGTCGAAGGCGGTATTATCCAGTCCATTATGTAAATCTAAGGAGGAGATCAGAATGACAAAAATATTGATGGTTGTAACGAATCACTCGGAGATTAAGCCAGGTAAAGCAACAGGAATATGGTTATCTGAATTTGCCGAAGCGTATGAAGCATTTCAGAAACAAGGTTATGAGGTAGTTGTAGCGAGTCCCCTTGGAGGAAAATCGCCGGTTGATCCAGGCAGCGTCGATGTTAATACTCCGGCAGAAATTTTGAATTCTCAAGAGCACCTTGTTAACACCGTTCCGCTGGAAGAAATATCAGAGAGCCAGTTTGATGCTATATTCCTCCCGGGTGGACATGGTACCATGTATGATCTGCCGGGCAACTCCAAGCTTCAGCAGCTTCTGCGGCAGTTTTATGAGAACAGCAAAATAGTAGCTGCGGTCTGCCACGGCCCTGCCGGGCTGGTTGGTGCAACATTATCAAACGGCAATCCGCTTGTGGCTGGAAAAAGAGTTAACGCCTTTACCAATCCCGAAGAATCGCAGACGGGCCTTGAATCAGATTTGCCGTTTCTGCTCGAAAGCAAAATTCGTGAGCTGGGAGCCATATATGTTGCTGCCCCGAATTGGGTGAGCCACGTTGAAATCGACGGCAATCTGATTACAGGACAGAATCCCCAATCAACCCTTGCCGTTGCTGATGCCGTTATCCGGAAAATCGGTTAATGAGGGTACAGATTCTAATGTAGGCATTGGGAAAAAATATGTGACCCGCAGGATGGACATTTTAAACCAATGGCCATCCTGCGGGTCATTTCTGTTTAAATATTTCTTTTCCGGAAGGTGTTTAGCCTTGAAGAAGGTACCGCCCTGCCAGTGAAATTATGATATAATGACCTCGTTGTTTGTGAAAAGCAGAACTATACTATGAACATAGGACGGGCCATATGAAGAGGTATTTGATTAAAGTAGATACAACACGATTGATCATTATGGTTTTGGGCAATGTTTTTCTGGGCATGGGAATCAGTATCTTTAAGCTGTCTGGCCTGGGGAACGATCCCTTCAGCGGCATGGTGATGGCACTTGCAGACTCCAGCGGTATCGTATATGCCAATTTTCTAATCTTACTGAATCTTGTATTGTTTGTAATACAATGTATCTGGGGACGAAAGCTAATTGGAGCCGGAACCTTCGTAAATGCAATTTTTCTGGGTTACATAGCTACTTTCTTTTATAATATCTGGATAGATCTGCTGGGCGAACCTCAGATGTTCTGGCAGCGGGTGGTCACCGTGGCGATTGGCGTGGTGGTCTGCAGCTTCGGGATATCCTTGTATCAGACATCACAGGTGGGAGTAGCTCCCTATGACAGCCTGTCCCTGATTATGAACAAAAGATTCCCGAAAATCTCATATTTTTGGCATCGAATGTTTACAGATGCTCTTTGTGCTTTGGTTTGCTTCCTGGCAGGAGGCATCATCGGGCTGGGAACACTGGCGACCGTATTCGGTCTGGGACCCATCATTCAATTCTTTGATGTGAATTTTACGAAGAAGCTACTGGCAAAGAGAGGCTCAACAGCCGGATAATGATTCAACTCCAACGATTTTCCTGCGGACTGAATTATATATAGTATCTTAATATATGTTATAATAAGCTTCTTACTGTATCTTAAGAAGAATAGAGGTCGCTAGAGGATGAAATGTAAAATTAATCGCAATGCAACTAAAGTTTTGAAGGATATGCTGAGCACTCAGGAAGCGGAAGGCAAAAAGATTCGTGTAGTCATTACGCAGAATCACGGGGATCACGGCCATTATGATGTGACTCTGGATACGCCAACCGAGCATGATGAAATTGTCGCTACCGACAAGGGGATCGAGGTATTGCTGGATACGCGTGAGCCACTTTTGGACGGCGTTTGGATTCAATATTTTTATGTGCCGCAAGAGGGCTTCTTTATCACGAATCCATCTACAGGTTTTCTTGAAAAATAAGCAGTTGATTAACACTTACTATAAAAGAGTTCAGCCTGAAATGGGCTGAACTCTTTTTTTGCGGGACGAGGAGGTTATCGCTTATTTTTGTACTTTTTTGCTGCTGTAGTAATTGTATAGACTTGGATATTTGTTTATTATATGATTTTATTGAATCGATGGACCTGTGGATATATGGCGATCTAGTCTGTCACAATTATAGGGGGAACTTATGGGAAAAAGGATTTTGAATACTTTATTAGGGTTACTGGTTCTAGTGAATTTGCTTTTTGGGGGTCAACTGACTTTTGCAGCCTCCGCACATCAGTCAACTGAAACAATGACCGATATACATAACAGCTGGGCAAGCAGTCAGATTTCTAAATGGTTGGATAAGGGTTTGATCTCAGGATATGCAGATCACACGTTCAAACCGAACGCTAGTATTTCACGGGCTGAGTTTGCTTCGATTGTCAATAAAGTTTTTGGTTTCACGAACCAGCCGCAGGTAGTTTTTAAAGATGTAAAATCAGACAAATGGTATTATTCCGAAATTGGAAAAGCGAAGTCAGCCGGGTATATCTCAGGGTTTGGGGATAATACATTCCGGCCCGAGGCGGCTATAAGCAGGCAGGAAGCGGCAAAAATGCTGTATATCCTCCTGCAGCTAAGTGCCTCAAATGATAATTCCGCAATACAGGTATTTACTGATTACAACGCAGTACCGGCATGGAGCAAAATTTATTTAAATGAAATTGTGGATAAAGGGTACATGAACGGTTACCCGGATCATACGTTAAGACCCCTCCAGACGATTACCCGGGCAGAAGCAGTGGCCATGCTGGATAAAGTAATCGGTACTCTTGTCATGGAGAAAGGAACCCTTGGTGGAACGGAAATAACAACGATATCGGGAAATGTAACCATTAACACTCCAGGTGTTACTTTGAAGAATACCAGAATTGAAGGAGATTTGCTGTTAACTGCGGGCATTGCTGCAGGTGAAGCGGAGCTCGATCAGGTGACTGTTACGGGCAGAACGATTGTAGCAGGAGGCGGGGAGAATAGTATTCACCTGCTGGACTCGAAGTTGAATGAAATGCTTATCAATAAGCAGCCGGGGAGAGTCCGCATAGTATCAGAGGGTAACACCAGTATTAACAAAACGATTGTAAAAACAGGAGTCAAGCTGGAGGAAACCAATAAAGAATCGGGTTTTGAATCTGTTGAACTTGATCTTACGAATGCAGATGAATATGTGGATTTAAGCGGTACCTTCACAAAAATAACGATTAAGAATAAAACAACAGTAAATGCTCTTGAGAAGTCTGAGATCGGTGCATTGGAGGTAGCCAAAGAGGCAGCGTCCAGTACGGTTAATGTAGCCGAAAATAGCTTGTTAAAACAATTAACTTTGAATGCCCCTGCTATCGTTAAGGGAAAAGGTACGATATCAAAGGCAATCATTAATGTGAGCGGTTCTACATTCGAACAAGACATTAAAGATTATGTTTTGGGTAAAGAGGTTTCAGTTGTTGTGAACGGAAAAGAAATCACCGCGGAGAAGGATCCAGCACAGCAACTAAGTGTACAGCTGCCAGCTGCAGGCGGAGGTGGAAGTGGTGGAGGTGGAGGCGGTACAAGCCCGGGCCCTGCTCCTCAGCCCGTGC of the Paenibacillus pedocola genome contains:
- a CDS encoding YczE/YyaS/YitT family protein; the encoded protein is MKRYLIKVDTTRLIIMVLGNVFLGMGISIFKLSGLGNDPFSGMVMALADSSGIVYANFLILLNLVLFVIQCIWGRKLIGAGTFVNAIFLGYIATFFYNIWIDLLGEPQMFWQRVVTVAIGVVVCSFGISLYQTSQVGVAPYDSLSLIMNKRFPKISYFWHRMFTDALCALVCFLAGGIIGLGTLATVFGLGPIIQFFDVNFTKKLLAKRGSTAG
- a CDS encoding iron-sulfur cluster assembly accessory protein; translated protein: MKCKINRNATKVLKDMLSTQEAEGKKIRVVITQNHGDHGHYDVTLDTPTEHDEIVATDKGIEVLLDTREPLLDGVWIQYFYVPQEGFFITNPSTGFLEK